The following are from one region of the Salvia hispanica cultivar TCC Black 2014 chromosome 1, UniMelb_Shisp_WGS_1.0, whole genome shotgun sequence genome:
- the LOC125202582 gene encoding adenylate kinase-like, with product MAAMTRLFRSSSAVFSIRRSLSSAAATEFKPQPSPPRVDPKARNVQWVFLGCPGVGKGTYASRLSVLLGVPHIATGDLVREELNSSGPMSKQLEEIVNQGKLVSDEIIINLLSKRLESGESKGESGFILDGFPRTVRQAEILNDVTDIDLVVNLKLPEQVLIDKCLGRRICSQCGKNFNVATIDVKGENGNPDIYMDPLLPPPHCASKLITRSDDTESIVKQRLAVYTEKSQPVEDFYRRQGKLLEFVIPGGIPESLPKLLEALNLDENEEKQSATV from the exons ATGGCGGCTATGACCCGCCTCTTCAGATCCTCATCGGCGGTCTTCTCAATCCGGAGGTCCCTCTCTTCGGCGGCCGCTACCGAATTCAAACCCCAGCCCTCCCCTCCCCGTGTAGATCCCAAGGCCAGAAATGTCCAGTGGGTGTTCCTCGGCTGCCCCGGCGTCGGAAAAGGCACCTACGCCAGCCGCCTCTCTGTTCTCCTCGGCGTTCCGCACATCGCAACCGGCGATCTCGTCCGCGAAGAGCTCAATTCCTCCGGCCCTATGTCCAAGCAG CTGGAAGAAATTGTGAACCAAGGCAAACTGGTATCGGATgagataattattaatttattatcgaAGAGGCTTGAATCTGGAGAATCCAAGGGAGAATCTGGATTCATACTTGATGGTTTTCCTCGCACAGTTAGACAGGCG gaaatattaaatgatgTAACCGACATTGATCTGGTGGTAAATCTGAAGCTTCCTGAACAAGTACTAATAGATAAATGCCTGGGAAGAAGAATTTGCAGTCAATGTGGGAAGAACTTCAATGTGGCAACAATCGATGTCAAGGGTGAGAATGGGAATCCAGACATATACATGGACCCCCTTCTCCCTCCTCCCCACTGTGCTTCAAAGCTCATTACTCGTTCTGACGATACCGAAAGTATTGTAAAACAGAGGCTAGCTGTGTACACTGAAAAG AGTCAGCCGGTGGAGGACTTCTACCGTCGTCAAGGGAAACTGCTCGAGTTTGTTATTCCCGGTGGTATCCCAGAGTCATTGCCAAAGCTGCTGGAAGCACTGAACCTTGACGAAAACGAGGAGAAACAGTCGGCGACAGTATAG
- the LOC125214934 gene encoding uncharacterized protein LOC125214934, with product MDIRLRIGSLYSHTRLNLTSNSKFLKPRCVRGPPPQQNNDNTNNEDKSSRDWDKAWTSFKKKGKNTLFSGFSPNKYVSWNPRRSEYPLSEEVDPIKRSERSNLMLWTSPRFTLFGAIIIVTFLLVYTILYPLK from the exons ATGGATATTCGACTTCGAATCGGAAGCCTTTATTCTCACACTCGTCTCAATCTCAcatcaaattccaaatttctGAAACCGCGCTGCGTCAGAGGGCCGCCTCCCCAGCAAAATAACGATAACACTAACAACG AAGATAAATCCTCAAGAGACTGGGATAAAGCATGGACCAGCTTcaaaaagaaaggaaagaaCACATTGTTCTCAGGTTTCTCACCAAACAAATACGTGAGCTGGAACCCGAGGCGGTCGGAGTATCCGCTGTCGGAGGAGGTGGACCCCATAAAAAGAAGCGAGAGATCGAATCTTATGCTATGGACTAGTCCAAGGTTTACTCTGTTTGGAGCGATTATCATTGTTACTTTTCTTCTTGTCTATACAATTCTTTACCCCCTTAAATGA